ATGGATGGGGCACCCGGCGGCTTCGGTCGAGATGACGTTTCTAGTTGGTGTGGTCACTTCGCTCGGTTTGGCGGAGGCGGGTGGCGTCGATTGCCAGGAGGGCCATGGCGATGGAGGCGGCTAGCGGGAGGGTGAGGCCGATGGTGAGTGAGCCGGTGCGGTCGGAGAGGATGCCGGTGAGCAGGGGCAAAGTGGAAGAGCCGACTCCGCCGGCGAGGAAGACGAGATTGCGGGCTTCGCCGCGATCGAGGACCAGGCCGAGGATCAAGGGATAGAGCGGGCCGACGCCCAGGCCGGCGAGCAAGGCTCCGGCGGCGACGGCGAGCTGGTTGTGCGCGAGCACGAGGAGCAGGGCGGTGCCGGCGATCATCAGGACAGGTGAGAGGCGAAGGGTATCGCGCTGGAATCGTGCGGCGAAGCCGGGGATCGACTGGACGAGGCGGCTGAGCAAGAGGCCAAGCCAGAAGCAGGTGACGGTGCTGAGGGTGGCGGCGAGCAGCATGCCTTCGCGGCGGGAGTAGGCTGCGAGCCAGGCGCCGATGCCGGCCTCGAGGCCGGTGGCGAGGGGGACCATGGCGAGGAGCTTCCACGGAGCTTCGCGGAGGCTCATCTGTTCCATGGGAAGCGCGGCGTCGGGTCTTGGGGGCTCGCTGGATGGAAGCGTGATAATGGCGATGGCGGCGCAGAGGAGGAACTCCGCCGCCGCGGCCCAGAGGACGACGTTGAGGTTCCAGCGGGCTACGCCGTGGAGCAGAAGGGCGGGGCCGGAGACCGCTCCTACGGCCCAGATGAGATTGAGGCGGGTCATCTCGGCTACGCGGATGTCGGGGCGGCGGCGCGACTGAAAGAGGCTGACGGAGGTCATGGAGATGCCGAGGCCGGCACCGAAGAGAAGCATCGCGGCGAAGGCCCCGAGACGGGATGCGAGTGAGAGCAGAGCGATGCCGGCGGCGGTGAGGATGGTCCCACGGACGATGGACCAGGAGAGGCGGCCGCGGGAGAGCAGGGCTCCGGCGCTGGAGCCTACGAAGAAGCAGAAGAAGAGGAGTCCGGCCTGGGCATCGTTCAACGACCAGCGAAGGAGCAGGCTGGGCAGAAGCGTTCCGGGGATGACGATGGTCGCGCCGGTCGAGGCGAAGAGGAAGTAGAGGAGCGCGGTGGCGGAAGATTCGCGAAGATTGCCGGGTGAAGCTTTGGACGCCAAGGTGGGTTCTCTTCGGTGAGGCTGCGATCGATGGGTGCGAGTCTTTGCTGAGAGTTGCTTTCAAACAGTAGCTTTTCGCCGTGAAAATGTCATCTTCTGAATCGGGTTGGAGTCGTCGGTTAGGATGGAGCGTTAGCGGACGAGCCGGGGGTTATGTGGCCGTCAGACGAGACGAGTCCATGCGGGGGTCTCCACTTCGCATTGCGATGAAGCCGCAATGCTTCGGTCGAGATGACGTTTCGTTGAACGGGACGAGAGGGTGTTTCGTCAGGCTCGGTCGATGGTGCGGCTTTGGCGGTATGTGGTGGCGGCCCCACTCATCGCGATACTGCCGCGATGAATGGGGCACGGAGTGGTTGGGAGAGCAGGCTTGAATCTGGGAAAGAAGCGGGAGTATCGGTGGGAGATCGCGTGAGCCG
This Granulicella aggregans DNA region includes the following protein-coding sequences:
- a CDS encoding MFS transporter encodes the protein MASKASPGNLRESSATALLYFLFASTGATIVIPGTLLPSLLLRWSLNDAQAGLLFFCFFVGSSAGALLSRGRLSWSIVRGTILTAAGIALLSLASRLGAFAAMLLFGAGLGISMTSVSLFQSRRRPDIRVAEMTRLNLIWAVGAVSGPALLLHGVARWNLNVVLWAAAAEFLLCAAIAIITLPSSEPPRPDAALPMEQMSLREAPWKLLAMVPLATGLEAGIGAWLAAYSRREGMLLAATLSTVTCFWLGLLLSRLVQSIPGFAARFQRDTLRLSPVLMIAGTALLLVLAHNQLAVAAGALLAGLGVGPLYPLILGLVLDRGEARNLVFLAGGVGSSTLPLLTGILSDRTGSLTIGLTLPLAASIAMALLAIDATRLRQTERSDHTN